AATAAGAGAAACAAAAAATAAAAGCATAAAATATAAAATCAATAACAAAAATAAGATAGAAAGTAAGATTAGTGTTGTTGAAACAAACAAAGAAGATGTTTTAAAGAAAATAGGCGAAGAATTTATTGAGATGACAAAGGTGGAAAAAGGATTAAACAAAGTCGGCTCAATTAATCCATTATTAAAACAAATAGAAAACCTAGATCAACAGATACTGGAACTGAATAAAGAATTGGCAAAGACAATTAGAATAGATGAAATAGCAACAATTAAAGCAAAAATGCAACAACTCATAAGACATAAAGAATCAATTGAAAACAAATTAGATAAATTAAATTCGAAAATAAAAATTATACAAGATGAAATTGATGAACTTGACAATAAATAAAAAATCAATATAATGGCTTAGAGTGTGGAGAGGCACCAGGGAGGCTATATTTAATCCTTTAGGGCCCATAGCTCAGTTGGTTAGAGCGCCCGACTCATAATCGGTAGGTCCCAGGTTCAAGTCCTGGTGGGCCCATTAGTTTAGTTTAAAGAACAGATTAGAGTTCTTTCCTATGTAGTAGAGTCCTATGTAGTTATCTAGGTTGTCATCCACTTGGATGTCGCCCATGTATTCGATCTTGGTAACCAGATCTGAGAATTTAATCTCATCCTTGGGTGTTTTAATAAAGTACAACTTATTGCCGCTGATCTCGTTCAATTTTGCCGTATTTTTGGATTCATATACGTAACTGCGAATTAAGGCTAATTCTTCACTTGATAAACTTAAATTTATGACAATGTCTTTTCCATATACTCTCATACCAGTATCGAAAAGATGTACTTGGGCCACAAAACTTTCAAAAGTCTTATCAGAAACATTAAACATTAAATCTTTACAATAAAGGATATCTTTACCCAAAATAGATTCAACGAAGAGAGAAGAATACCTATTCTTGGAGACCTCGATAAATTCTTTACTATCTACATTTTCAATAACAAATTTAGTGATATCCTTAGCATTTAAAACTCTAATAGCAAAATCAAAAGACATAACATAATCGACACTATCCTTGGTGAAATAATAATTAATTACGTAATCCAGTTCTCTTATCTCAGGGTAGCTTATCTCACAAGAACAGAAAATAACAAAACCCAACAGGAATATTTTATTCTTTAACTCTTTCAGCATATTCTTTTGTTTCAGAATTAACTAAGATCTTATCTCCAACATTAATAAAAATAGGAGCTTTTACTACAAAACCCGTGTGAAGAGTTACATTCTTCATTGCATTAGTTACAGTATCGCTCTTAACAGCAACCTCAGCATCAACAACCTCAAATGCAATTTTAGGAGGCAACTTAATATCAATAACTTCATCTTCCCACTTAACAAGAGAATAAACTTCTGCTTCTTGTAAAAACAAAACCTTATCCTCGAGATTTGAAACCTCTCTTAAATTGACACTAAACTGATCATAAGTTTCCAAATCCATAAAAATAAAATCTTCACCCTCTCTGTAAAGATACTGAGATTTTACCTCCAAAACCTCAATTTCTTCCGCTGTATCTGCCCCCTTTAAAGCTTCCTTAACAACAGATTTATTTTTTAAGTTTTTAAGTTTCAATTTTACAATAGCCCCTCCTCTACCTGTTTTAGAAAATTCTCGCTCAAGGACAACATGTGGTACGCCTTTTAAAAGCAAAAAACTACCCTTTTCAATCTTTCCAGACTTAATTGCACCCATCTAATACCCCATCAATTTACGACTTGTATAGTAATTTATATCAAAAAATTAAAATATTTACTATTTAATTGACTTATCTAAAATTAATGATATTATATATAGTCGTAAAAGGAGTGAGTTTAATGATAAATATCAGAGTACTCTTTATTGTTTCATTATTCTTTTCGTTTGTCGGCTGTACAACTAAGGGCAGCGAAAATGTCATCCCTGTTGGTGGGTCTACCACTGCTACTTCTGTTATGGATGAGATGATATTGAGCTATAGAAAAATAAACGATCAACTTAAAATAACTTATGATGCTCAGGGAAGTAGTGTCGGAATTAAGGGATTGTTTGATGGTATTTACAAGATGGCAGTCTCATCAAGAGATGCTACCGAGGAAGAGGTGGCTAGGGGAGCTAAAGTGACTGTTATTGCTTATGATGCTTTAATATTTATCACAAGCCCTGATGTTAAGATTACAAATATTGCAGAATCCGATTTAGCAAGGATACTCAATGGGAGTATTACAAACTGGAAACAAATTGGGGGTCCTGATGCTAGGATTAATTTCATAAACCGAGATTCATCATCCGGGTCATATTCATCTGTTAAAAACCTAGTTCTTGAAAAAATATTTAAAAATCCCGAAGAGGCTCAATTTAGGCAAGATGGCATTGTGGTAAAATCTAATGGAGAAGTGATTGAGAAAGCAAGTCTTACTCCACACTCGATTGGTTATATTAGCTTTGGATACGCAAGAAACTCTATGGAGAAGGGGTTGAGCGCGCTTTCGATAAATACTGTATACCCTACAAAGGAAACAATAATACAGAACAAATACAATATAAAGAGAAGCTTAGTTGCAATCACAACTGACGTTTCTGAAAATGAGAACATGCTCGACTTTATTGAATTTATTCTAGGTCCGGGAGGCCAAGATATCATTGAAGAACAAGGTTTCATTGGGGTTACAACCCCCAAATGATAATGCCTAGGAAACTCCCTTTTTCTTAAAGAGATTTAGCCAGAAAGGGAGTTTCTATTGAAATTCTATAGAGAGATTCTTGTAGGAAATGGCGTTGAATTTAAAAACTAGAAGAAGTGTTGTTAGTCTGGGGTTTAACTGCTTTGTTTTTGCATCCGCAGCAATTAGTGCTTTGTCAATATTACTATTAATTTTATTTGTTGTTAGCAACGGAATAGCGCCTTTCCTTCACAATAGAATTAAGATTTCCAATTTTTTATTTAGCACTGACTGGGATCCTACCAGCAATATACAAAAGTCTTATGGAATACTGTCGTTTATTATAAATTCAGCATTAACGACGCTTTTTTCTGTCCTTATTGCACTACCAATTGGTCTTGGATTTGCGATTTATCTTTTTGAAAAAGCTAGAGGAGTTTATCAAAAGGTACTACAAACCATAGTGGAATTGCTAGCGGGTATTCCAAGCGTAGTGTATGGTTTTTTCGGAAGTACGTTTATATCCACTTTCATAAAGAACACATTCAAAAGAGAAGACAACTTAGGGTACAATCTAATAAGCTCAACTATAGTTTTAAGCATCATGATACTTCCTACAATAATTAGTGTCTCTTACACATCACTTAAAGCGGTTCCAAAATCGTATAAACTGGCATCTCTTGCACTAGCTGCAACAGACTGGCAAACAACATATAAAGTAATGATTCCGTCCGCTGGAAGAGGAATTCTAGCAGGAGTAATACTGGCCATTGGTAGAGCTATTGGTGAAACAATTGCAGTTTTAATGGTCGGTGGTGGTTCGCCTTTATTTATAAAAAATATATTCTCGCCTATTAGAACTCTTACGATAAACATTGCAATAGACATGGGATATGCTTCTGGTACCCACAGAGAAGCCTTATTTTCAACAGCCTTGGTTTTGTTACTATCAGTAATAATTATAAACTCAATTAAATACTTTATTCTCTCTTCATCTAAAAGGCTAAAAATCAAGTGAATACAGTTCAAATAAACAAACTGTTAAACAAAATTTCATTTTCCATAATAAAATTAATCTCTTACTCTTTAATAGCATTATTGTTCTTCTTAATATCTTATATATTATACAATTCGTTATTTTTTTCTGTTAAAAAACAAACATTGTTTTTAAGTGAATCAAGCCATTTCCTACCTTTAGCGTTTAAGGGCAAGACAGTCAAAATTGCCTTTATTATAAATAAAAGCATTAAAATAGATGAACTTACTACCAAAGACATCCATGACATATACAATAATAAGATCTCACATTGGGGAAGCATCTCTGATCAAGTCATAGACACAGCACCAATTGCAAGTTCAGAGTCAAATCTATCCGGAAAAGTTATACTGAAAATTTTTACACAGAATAACAAATTTAACAACAGATATATAAGAGTTGAAGAATCTAATGAAGAAATGATACGAACCGTCAATGAAACTTCGGGTGCTATTGGGTTTCTAACAAAAGAAGACCTTGAAAAATTAAATTTTAAGAAATATCCAGAGATTAAATCCATAAAAATTAAATCTATGTCTATTTTGGTAGGCAAGAAAACACTACAAAGAGGCGAAAATGAAATTGTCAACACGTTGTGCCTAGAAATGGCTGAAAAATTACTCAAAGGGAAAAAAACTTGGAATGACTTAATACTTAAAAATATTGACTCAAATGTTATAAAATACTCAGCTTATAATCAGAATGCAATAAGGGAAGTAGAAGAAAAAGAGGGTACGGTTGCCATTGTACCCTGGCATTCTTTCTATAAAAGCCATGCTCCCTTTCTCAAGCTATACTACATAAAAAAGAGTATGCCCTTAAATTTAAATTTCATATTATCCACCCCAAGAAATTCTGGTGCATATGGAGGTATTTCTTATTTAATCGTTAATACCTTTTATGTGATATTATTAACGGCCATAATCTCAATTTCGATAGGAATTGGTACAGGAATACTGCTTGCAGAATACACTTCAAATAAAATATTCTATAAAACAATATCTATGAGTGTTGACATTTTGTCCTCGATTCCTGCAATCATCTTCGGGCTCTTTGGACTCATGTTTTTTGTTCCAATTTTTGGGATGGGGGTCTTTTCTGGAGCCATGACAAGCTCTTTGATGATACTACCAATGATTATTAAAACAACCGAAGAAGCATTTAAGTCAATCCCCAAATCATA
The sequence above is drawn from the Borrelia sp. RT5S genome and encodes:
- the efp gene encoding elongation factor P, whose protein sequence is MGAIKSGKIEKGSFLLLKGVPHVVLEREFSKTGRGGAIVKLKLKNLKNKSVVKEALKGADTAEEIEVLEVKSQYLYREGEDFIFMDLETYDQFSVNLREVSNLEDKVLFLQEAEVYSLVKWEDEVIDIKLPPKIAFEVVDAEVAVKSDTVTNAMKNVTLHTGFVVKAPIFINVGDKILVNSETKEYAERVKE
- a CDS encoding substrate-binding domain-containing protein; translated protein: MINIRVLFIVSLFFSFVGCTTKGSENVIPVGGSTTATSVMDEMILSYRKINDQLKITYDAQGSSVGIKGLFDGIYKMAVSSRDATEEEVARGAKVTVIAYDALIFITSPDVKITNIAESDLARILNGSITNWKQIGGPDARINFINRDSSSGSYSSVKNLVLEKIFKNPEEAQFRQDGIVVKSNGEVIEKASLTPHSIGYISFGYARNSMEKGLSALSINTVYPTKETIIQNKYNIKRSLVAITTDVSENENMLDFIEFILGPGGQDIIEEQGFIGVTTPK
- the pstC gene encoding phosphate ABC transporter permease subunit PstC: MALNLKTRRSVVSLGFNCFVFASAAISALSILLLILFVVSNGIAPFLHNRIKISNFLFSTDWDPTSNIQKSYGILSFIINSALTTLFSVLIALPIGLGFAIYLFEKARGVYQKVLQTIVELLAGIPSVVYGFFGSTFISTFIKNTFKREDNLGYNLISSTIVLSIMILPTIISVSYTSLKAVPKSYKLASLALAATDWQTTYKVMIPSAGRGILAGVILAIGRAIGETIAVLMVGGGSPLFIKNIFSPIRTLTINIAIDMGYASGTHREALFSTALVLLLSVIIINSIKYFILSSSKRLKIK
- the pstA gene encoding phosphate ABC transporter permease PstA, giving the protein MSYSLIALLFFLISYILYNSLFFSVKKQTLFLSESSHFLPLAFKGKTVKIAFIINKSIKIDELTTKDIHDIYNNKISHWGSISDQVIDTAPIASSESNLSGKVILKIFTQNNKFNNRYIRVEESNEEMIRTVNETSGAIGFLTKEDLEKLNFKKYPEIKSIKIKSMSILVGKKTLQRGENEIVNTLCLEMAEKLLKGKKTWNDLILKNIDSNVIKYSAYNQNAIREVEEKEGTVAIVPWHSFYKSHAPFLKLYYIKKSMPLNLNFILSTPRNSGAYGGISYLIVNTFYVILLTAIISISIGIGTGILLAEYTSNKIFYKTISMSVDILSSIPAIIFGLFGLMFFVPIFGMGVFSGAMTSSLMILPMIIKTTEEAFKSIPKSYKYASFALGANKTETIVKILLPAASPGILTGVVLAIGRALGETAVLLFTMGTNLGLAGALDEPARSLTVHLLLLFQEGHLDKGFGTASILIIMVLLINLISKFLIGRLYRIK